From the genome of Alcanivorax sp.:
GCATAGCGTTCCAGCCCGTTGACCCGGAAGTGCACATCACGGGACACCTGGTGGCCAACCAGCTTGCGTTCAGGTTGATACTGCCACTGGGGGGTGACCCGGAAGGCAGTGGCCCGGGTTTGTGCCTCCGGGATATCCAGATCGTCGGCCAGCTCCAGCATGGCGTCTACCTGGTCATCGACCCGGGATTTGAGGGTCTCAATGTCATTGCCGTTTTCGCGGGCAGTCGCATTGACGGAGAAGACATCCGGTATGGCGGTGACGTCGCCCTGGCCCGATACCGTGATGCTGTCGCGTTCCTGGGGCAGGGAGGGCTGGCCACAGGCGGTCAGTAGCAATGCAGAGAGGCCGGTCAGACAGAGGGCAGAAAAGCCTTTCATGATGTCTCCTTGTTGTTTGTATACCGCAAACGTTCTTTGTCTATTGTGCGAATTTCATCGTGGATAGCCAGACCCGGTTGGGGATTTTGTCGAAGACATTCCTGATCACCCTTGGTTGGTCCGGCGATAGTCCCTATCATCCCACCGTCCGACGAGGGAGTAATGACGCATGAGTACAGCAGAGCAGGTGATACGCGAGCAACTGGGGCGCTTTGTGCCCGAGGATCTGGGGGTATCGCTGGATCAGGCCGATGCCGGGATTGAAATTGCCCTCAGCGACAAGGCGGTCACGGCGACCGTGACGCTGGGTTATCACTGTGCCGGTGAAGAAGTCGCCTTGCAGTCTCAGATGGCAGCGCATCTTGCCGACGCGCTGGATGGGCGCCACTTTGAGCTTGTGCTCAACAGCCAGGTCGTGCCACACCGTGCCCAGTCGGACATGCCCGCCCTGGATCAGGTGGGCAATGTCATTGCTGTGGCCTCGGGCAAGGGCGGGGTGGGCAAATCCACCACGGCGGTGAATCTGGCCCTGGCACTCAGTGCGGAAGGCGCCCGGGTCGGGTTGCTGGATGCGGATGTGTTCGGGCCCAGCCAGCCGCTCATGTTGGGCATGCCTGACGGCACCCGCCCGGATGTGCTGGAGGGGAATACCTTTGTGCCGGTGGAAGCGTGGGGACTGCAGACCATGTCCATGGGGTACCTGACCACCCAGCAGACACCGGTGGTATGGCGCGGCCCCAAGGCCAGTGGGGCCCTTGTGCAGATGATGGAGCAGACCCGCTGGCAGGGGCTGGACTATCTGCTGGTGGATCTTCCCCCGGGCACGGGCGATATCCAGCTGACGCTGGCACAGAAAATTCCCGTGGCGGGCGCTGTGGTGATCACCACTCCCCAGGATATTGCCCTGCTGGATGCCATCAAGGGAGTGGAAATGTTCCGCAAGGTGGATATCAAGGTGCTGGGGATCATTGAGAACATGGCGGTACACATCTGCAGCAACTGTGGCCATCAGGAGCACGTGTTCGGTCAGGGGGGCGGCGAGCGCATGGCAAAGGACTACGACACCGAGGTGCTGGCCGCATTGCCGCTGTCGCTGAAAATCCGCGAGCAAGCCGACAGCGGCAAACCGGTGGTGGCCGCCTGCCCGGACAGCGAGGAAGCCGCTCTCTACCGCAAGGCGGCGCGACGCCTGGCGGCCAGACTGTCACTGACCAGCAAGGGCAAACGCGCCTTCCCGAAGGTGACGCAGCATTAGAAGAAGCTTCAAGCCACAAGCCACAAGCTACAAGCTGCAACGCGGAGCAGGGGAGAGGGGTGTCAGAGGTTGTGTCCGCGCAGAAGCTGCGTGCGCGGCGGCAGGCCTGGAACCTGGTATCGCCTGGCTGCGCGTTGTAGCTTGCAGCTTGAAGCTTGTAGCTGGTGTTACGTCTGGCGTCCGGCGTCCGGCGTCTATACCATTAAGCGCTTGAAATTACTGGTCACCCCATTTCGGAACCGAGAGGCAGGAATGAGTATTAAATCGGATCGCTGGATTACCCGCATGGCGAATGAACACGGCATGATCGAGCCCTTCCAGGCCGAACAGGTGCGGGCAGATGCCGAGGGCAACAAGCTGATTTCCTACGGGGTGTCCAGCTACGGTTACGATGTGCGCTGTGCGGATGAATTCAAGGTATTCACCAATATTCATTCCGCCACTGTGGACCCCAAGCACTTCGACGAGCGCAGTTTTGTGGATATCAAGGGCGAGTATTGCATCATCCCGCCGAATTCCTTTGCACTGGCGCGTACGGTGGAATATTTCCGGATTCCCCGCAATGTACTCACCGTCTGCCTGGGTAAGTCCACCTACGCCCGTTGCGGGATCATTGTGAACGTGACCCCGCTTGAGCCGGAGTGGGAGGGGCATGTGACCCTGGAATTTTCCAATACCACTACCTTGCCCGCGCGCATCTACGCCAACGAAGGGGTGGCGCAAATGCTGTTTTTCGAGTCCGATGAGGTGTGTGCGACCTCCTACGGGGATCGGGGCGGTAAATACCAGGGCCAGAAAGGCGTTACCCTGCCTCGGGCATGACCGGTTTCGCCTGCGTGGCGGTGGCGTTATCGTCGCTGCTGGCGGCCTGGGGCTGGCGGTCAGGATCAGGCCCCTTGTAGTCGGTCATGATCAGTTCGGCCTTCAGGAAGGTGCTCTCAATGTGTTTGGCCTTGACCACCATGTAATCCAGAGACGGCGCTACCCAGAACAGGGTGCGCCGTTTTTTCTTGCTGTCCCCTTCACGCTTTTTCTCCACCAGCAGGGTGTCCAGCTCACCCAGCGGTGTCTTGATGGTCTCCCGGTCGACCACGGCAAAATGGTGGGTGCGCACCCGGTCGCCGTACACACTGGTCACGGAATATTGGTCTGCACCGGTGGAAAACACACAGCGTCCACGTAGCAGGATGGTCAGTTCATCCAGGGCGTTGTCAGGAATATCCAGGCTTTCCTTGTCGTCCTCGGAGACGTTGTGAACCCGGGGTGGCGCCCACTGGAAGCTCATTCGGTGGTAACGATGCTGGCCAAAGCCCTCAAACTCGTGCAGATAGCGGCTGGTGCGAGGCTGGCAGTCTCTCCACTGGAAGAAACTTTCTTCGGTATTGGTCAGCAGGAAGGATTTGGCCTTCAGGAGCATGTGGTAGTTGTCTTCCCCTTCCGCAGGTTCCAGCACCAGATCCGCTTTCACCGGCGTGGGCAGTTTGTTCACATAGATGCGAAATTCGGCGGCGAAGGGGGCAAGGGTGTCGGCCAGTGCCTGGCTGCAGAGGAAAATCAGACTGAAGCAAAGTACCAGTTGGCGCACGGCTATTGTCCCTCCAGGGATTGCAGAGTCATGACATGCTCTCCGTCATTGTTCTTTTGCTGCAACTGTACCAGAAGATAATGATGTTTCGGTGCAAACCACATGAAGGTTTGGCGCGGACTGTTTGCACCGCGTACCCGCTGCACCTTGACGGTCTTCATGCGTTCGCCGTCAATTCTGAGAGTGTCCTCGCCAACAACCCGGAAGCGTTGTTTTTCCAGGGACTTTTCATCTGCCACATCCAGCTCGATGTCCCGGGCGCCGTCAGCCAGTGCACATTGCAGCGCGAGGCTCACCGAGAGTTCATCCGTAGCCGTGTCGGAGATGGGGTAGCTGAATGCGGCCTTGCCGGTGCGGGCGCTGTCAGCCATGCCGGTATCCCTGTCCAGATGCAGTGTGGCTTCCTTGACGCGGCCAAGCCCCTTGCGCAGATAGGCGTAGTAGCTGCTTTGTGGTGTACAGGATTGCCAGTTAAACAGGGCGGTTTCACGAATTTCGCCCAGCCAGTTCTTTGCGCTGACTTCCATTTCCCACAGGCCACCCTGAACCTGGCGCAGGGTGCGGGTGGCAGTAATCGAGAAGGGGATGCCTTCGCTCTTGAGGCGATAATCCAGGGTGAAAGGCATGATAGGCGGTTGGGCTGTGGCAAGCGGTGCCACGGTCAGAGACGCCAGAAAGAAGAGGACCTTAAGGGACCTGATAACCCTGTTCCGGTAACGGCTTTCCATCCAGCATCACTCCCTGCTCACCCAACCACAGGCGCTGTTCTGCGCGCCACTCCAGCACCAGCGGATACAGCTGGTGTTCCCGTACTTGTACACGGTTGGACAAGGAATCCGGGGTATCGTTCGATTCGATTTCAACCCGGGCCTGGGCGATCAGGGGGCCGCCGTCCAGTTCTTCGGTGACAAAGTGGATGGAGCAACCGTGGTGACTGTCACCGGCTTCGAGAGCGCGGGCGTGGGTATGCAGCCCCCGGTATTTGGGAAGCAGTGACGGGTGGATATTGATCAGCCTGCCCGTGTAATGGCGCACAAACAGGGGCGACAGGATGCGCATGAACCCAGCCAGTACTACCGTATCCGGCTGGTAAGGGGTGAGTTTGTCGATCATGGCCTGATCGAAGTGCTCGCGACTGTCGAACTGGCGGTGGTCCAGTACTTCAGTGGGGATGCCTGCCTGGCTGGCTCGCGCCAATCCACCGGCATCCG
Proteins encoded in this window:
- a CDS encoding SIMPL domain-containing protein (The SIMPL domain is named for its presence in mouse protein SIMPL (signalling molecule that associates with mouse pelle-like kinase). Bacterial member BP26, from Brucella, was shown to assemble into a channel-like structure, while YggE from E. coli has been associated with resistance to oxidative stress.) encodes the protein MKGFSALCLTGLSALLLTACGQPSLPQERDSITVSGQGDVTAIPDVFSVNATARENGNDIETLKSRVDDQVDAMLELADDLDIPEAQTRATAFRVTPQWQYQPERKLVGHQVSRDVHFRVNGLERYAELLDGLARLSIRDIQPAGSDVSNADELAATALRNAVNDAREKAEILASAAGRDVGEAIRIEFHNSNTVRPVMMMSRAKDGAAESFRPGETDISAQVQITFELD
- the apbC gene encoding iron-sulfur cluster carrier protein ApbC, coding for MSTAEQVIREQLGRFVPEDLGVSLDQADAGIEIALSDKAVTATVTLGYHCAGEEVALQSQMAAHLADALDGRHFELVLNSQVVPHRAQSDMPALDQVGNVIAVASGKGGVGKSTTAVNLALALSAEGARVGLLDADVFGPSQPLMLGMPDGTRPDVLEGNTFVPVEAWGLQTMSMGYLTTQQTPVVWRGPKASGALVQMMEQTRWQGLDYLLVDLPPGTGDIQLTLAQKIPVAGAVVITTPQDIALLDAIKGVEMFRKVDIKVLGIIENMAVHICSNCGHQEHVFGQGGGERMAKDYDTEVLAALPLSLKIREQADSGKPVVAACPDSEEAALYRKAARRLAARLSLTSKGKRAFPKVTQH
- the dcd gene encoding dCTP deaminase; this translates as MSIKSDRWITRMANEHGMIEPFQAEQVRADAEGNKLISYGVSSYGYDVRCADEFKVFTNIHSATVDPKHFDERSFVDIKGEYCIIPPNSFALARTVEYFRIPRNVLTVCLGKSTYARCGIIVNVTPLEPEWEGHVTLEFSNTTTLPARIYANEGVAQMLFFESDEVCATSYGDRGGKYQGQKGVTLPRA
- a CDS encoding DUF3108 domain-containing protein; this translates as MRQLVLCFSLIFLCSQALADTLAPFAAEFRIYVNKLPTPVKADLVLEPAEGEDNYHMLLKAKSFLLTNTEESFFQWRDCQPRTSRYLHEFEGFGQHRYHRMSFQWAPPRVHNVSEDDKESLDIPDNALDELTILLRGRCVFSTGADQYSVTSVYGDRVRTHHFAVVDRETIKTPLGELDTLLVEKKREGDSKKKRRTLFWVAPSLDYMVVKAKHIESTFLKAELIMTDYKGPDPDRQPQAASSDDNATATQAKPVMPEAG
- a CDS encoding DUF3108 domain-containing protein, coding for MESRYRNRVIRSLKVLFFLASLTVAPLATAQPPIMPFTLDYRLKSEGIPFSITATRTLRQVQGGLWEMEVSAKNWLGEIRETALFNWQSCTPQSSYYAYLRKGLGRVKEATLHLDRDTGMADSARTGKAAFSYPISDTATDELSVSLALQCALADGARDIELDVADEKSLEKQRFRVVGEDTLRIDGERMKTVKVQRVRGANSPRQTFMWFAPKHHYLLVQLQQKNNDGEHVMTLQSLEGQ
- the purN gene encoding phosphoribosylglycinamide formyltransferase → MTASAAPHRLAVLISGSGTNLQAILNAISSGALHAQIAVVLSNKADAGGLARASQAGIPTEVLDHRQFDSREHFDQAMIDKLTPYQPDTVVLAGFMRILSPLFVRHYTGRLINIHPSLLPKYRGLHTHARALEAGDSHHGCSIHFVTEELDGGPLIAQARVEIESNDTPDSLSNRVQVREHQLYPLVLEWRAEQRLWLGEQGVMLDGKPLPEQGYQVP